In a single window of the Osmerus eperlanus chromosome 4, fOsmEpe2.1, whole genome shotgun sequence genome:
- the bltp3a gene encoding bridge-like lipid transfer protein family member 3A isoform X2, whose translation MAGIIKKQILKHLSRFTKNLSPDKINLSTLKGEGQLSNLELDEEVLQNMLDLPTWLAVTRVYCNKAAIRIQWTKLKTSPICLFLDKVEVEMRTCEEPRPPNGPSPIAITAGQSEYGFAEKVVEGMSVIINSITIKVQARAFHASFELWQLQGNSLNPEWQRSDLRYTRVTDPKRGEVLTFKEINWQSLRIEADAIESEDQDLSSTPLRLITNQGRIRIALKRRVKDCNVLASKLLFILDDLLWVLTDSQLKAVIHYAKSLSEAMEKSAQQRKSMAAESLQTAPPSPGIHTLWTDPPAPPPPSGAPSNLGQYFDLYDVKESSYHTFISRLDLHICNDSSSMDSEELPPPGSQGAMQLTFRKLGFDYYPIHRPGDGCRHWERHCGAMEARAQWAGQLLQDFQRRVEASGIPGPHCQNSNPAKDSPARRAPNGQPTPKTSPPGREQPSRTPLKRLRSSCVVVRVDDLDIHQVSTGGRHSKKTQSLLSCNRKSLHLADNVPAIHLQFTEYYFSDSPGLPVPDSNLYAQLNGLQLCVDPASVLWVNLFTRGLLRTLEQVKAFYHLQDSSKAEEHMDIRMDAIQLKLIIPLESSILDHPERPQSLSIIVPQTVLSNTRHSPHGTRADLNGTYGCFATRPFFQASPPCPFPRDQSAFHPLPSTFLQQSLDGEPLAQSGWRPPRTQDVWSLSLSRLSLNFDGAKRGPKGRSQPFVEPFAISVWMCRPSAFKRGCLSSPAGQDSILSATSNPSSPHHAPPEQSQPPSNPGKHQDPRSDSQVEAPQPQASIHLLVHTITPVKVWLNHYQYVSLLRMKDTLARLGGELGRDTRDAKQARGQEPDPPTVCLALLMDSVELGLLLPPATTEPQEEARTPETDSPSPSLTDSDLSLTRQATEPGLGPLEDSGIENGTAPVPSCAPAELDQEVDGGVEEACEAVEEGVEDPDLVLSPPLSPGQLPVLSRDPSTFSLEGELSSALNATKDVTKDAFSASVDLTKGAFSITKDAFSILSRSSGMSKLFTPQREQRQEESPSLTASLRLQSMKQSPSQRSFDSAILDGSLPDDHLSVDSDTSDNFVILMDTESGVESMRPNSSSVLGASQGSPAPGTEGGSSADLSSSLSQSTEDIAQNEASVLLLLLSGISCVVEVRGENQVVALEAQDFTPTQMGNIQVSDLLAGLIPAPGGPPKNQKQGQGQGQGQRGSRGAPVMCMRAEMGPCAGRHSALSESVGFLELLLQGFHAELLASTLATLGPFLEDELSADVQPMRINLNNITVTLKDDNPKIFSTAPQPVPATFTLEQLLLERTDEGLFRVKGGEGRGSPACAEKPDRSCSLLQQSTSSCLESQLSDTQSALSQALSDRERLLLEVRKYDPTFDL comes from the exons ATGGCTGGGATAATCAAAAAGCAAATACTGAAACATTTGTCAAG GTTCACTAAGAACCTGTCCCCTGACAAGATCAACCTGAGCACCCTGAAGGGGGAGGGCCAGCTGTCCAACCTGGAGCTGGATGAGGAGGTTCTTCAGAACATGCTGGACCTGCCTACCTGGCTGGCTGTCACCCGGGTCTACTGCAACAAAGCTGCAATCAGG ATACAATGGACAAAGTTAAAGACCAGCCCGATCTGCCTG TTCCTCGataaggtggaggtagagatgaGGACTTGTGAAGAGCCACGGCCACCAAATGGCCCCTCCCCCATAGCTATCACTGCAGGCCAGAG TGAGTATGGTTTTGCTgagaaggtggtggagggaaTGTCGGTCATCATCAACTCCATCACTATCAAGGTGCAGGCCCGTGCCTTCCATGCATCCTTCGAACTGTGGCAGCTACAGGGGAACAGCCTCAACCCCGAATGGCAGCGCAGTGACCTCCGCTACACCCGCGTCACTGACcccaagagaggagag GTGCTGACGTTCAAGGAGATCAACTGGCAGAGTCTGCGCATTGAGGCTGATGCTATCGAGAGTGAGGACCAGGACTTGAGCAGTACCCCGTTACGCCTCATTACCAACCAGGGGCGCATCCGCATCGCCCTCAAACGCAGG GTGAAAGACTGCAACGTGCTGGCGTCCAAACTGCTGTTCATCCTGGACGACCTGCTGTGGGTGCTGACAGACTCCCAGCTCAAGGCTGTCATCCACTACGCCAAGTCCCTgagcgaggccatggagaaatcTGCCCAGCAGAGGAAGAGTATGGCTGCTGAGTCCCTACAG actgcccccccctcccctggcatCCACACCCTGTGGACTgatccccccgccccgccccctcccagcGGTGCCCCCTCCAACCTGGGCCAGTACTTTGACCTGTACGATGTTAAAGAGTCCTCCTACCACACCTTCATATCCCGACTGGACCTGCACATATGCAACGACAGCTCCTCCATGGACTCAG AAGAGCTCCCGCCTCCTGGTTCCCAGGGTGCTATGCAGCTGACCTTCAGGAAGCTTGGCTTTGACTATTATCCAATTCACAGGCCTG GTGACGGCTGCCGCCACTGGGAGCGCCACTGTGGGGCTATGGAGGCTCGAGCGCAGTGGGCAGGCCAACTGCTGCAGGACTtccagaggagggtggaggcctcAGGCATCCCCGGGCCACACTGCCAGAACTCCAACCCAGCTAAGGACTCTCCAGCCAGGAGGGCCCCGA ACGGACAGCCCACTCCCAAGACAAGCCCCCCAGGCAGAGAGCAACCGTCCAGGACCCCGCTGAAGAGGCTGCGCTCCAGCTGTGTGGTGGTCAGAGTGGACGACCTGGACATTCACCAG GTGTCGACAGGGGGCCGCCACAGTAAGAAGACCCAGTCCTTACTGTCATGTAACCGCAAGTCTCTGCATCTGGCTGACAACGTCCCAGCCATCCACCTGCAGTTCACTGAGTACTACTTTTCTGACAGCCCTGGCTTACCTG tgccAGACTCAAACCTGTATGCACAGCTGAATGGCCTGCAGCTGTGTGTCGACCCAGCCAGTGTGTTGTGGGTCAACCTGTTCACCAGAGGTCTGCTGCGGACCCTGGAGCAAGTCAAGGCGTTCTACCACCTCCAGGACAGCAGCAAGGCTGAGGAGCATATGGACATTCGTATGGACGCGATCCAGCTAAAG ctgATCATTCCTCTGGAGTCTTCCATCCTAGACCACCCGGAGCGGCCCCAGTCTCTCAGCATCATCGTCCCTCAGACGGTCCTCAGTAACACTCGCCACTCCCCCCACGGCACGAGAGCCGACCTTAACGGCACTTACGGCTGCTTCGCCACACGCCCCTTCTTCCaggcctctcccccctgccccttccccaGAGACCAGAGTGCCTTCCACCCACTGCCCTCCACTTTCCTCCAGCAATCCCTGGATGGGGAGCCCCTGGCCCAGTCTGGGTGGAGGCCCCCCCGGACCCAGGATGTCTGGTCCCTCAGCCTGTCCCGGCTCTCCTTAAACTTTGATGGGGCGAAGAGAGGCCCCAAGGGGAGATCCCAGCCCTTTGTAGAGCCTTTCGCCatatctgtgtggatgtgtcgcCCGTCAGCCTTCAAGCGTGGCTGTCTGTCCTCGCCAGCTGGACAGGACTCTATCCTGTCCGCCACCAGTAACCCCAGCAGTCCCCACCACGCACCTCCAGAGCAGAGCCAGCCACCCTCCAACCCGGGCAAGCACCAGGACCCCAGGTCTGACAGTCAGGTGGAGGCCCCACAACCACAGGcctccatccacctcctggTCCACACAATCACTCCAGTCAAGGTGTGGCTCAACCACTACCAGTACGTGTCTCTTCTGAGGATGAAGGACACTCTGGCCCGACTGGGAGGCGAGCTGGGCCGGGACACACGGGACGCCAAGCAGGCTCGGGGCCAGGAGCCAGACCCCCCTACGGTGTGTTTGGCTCTGCTCATGGACTCAGTGGAGCTGGGGTTGCTGCTCCCGCCAGCCACCACGGAGCCTCAGGAGGAGGCCCGCaccccagagacagacagccccagccccagcctgacgGACTCCGACCTGTCCCTCACCCGTCAGGCCACGGAGCCAGGCCTGGGGCCCCTGGAGGACAGCGGCATAGAGAATGGCACGGCTCCGGTTCCCTCCTGTGCTCCTGCTgaactggaccaggaggtggatggaggggtggaggaagctTGCGAGGCTGtagaggaaggggtggaggaccCGGACCtggttctctcccctcctctctctcctggacaGCTGCCAGTGCTCTCCAGAGATCCCTCCACCTTCAGCCTGGAGGGGGAGCTCTCCAGCGCCCTAAATGCCACCAAGGATGTCACCAAAGACGCCTTCAGTGCCTCAGTGGACCTGACCAAAGGGGCTTTCTCGATCACGAAAGACGCCTTCAGCATCCTGAGTCGAAGCTCCGGGATGAGCAAGCTGTTCACTCCCCAGAG ggagCAGCGACAGGAGGAGTCCCCCTCCCTGACAGCCAGCCTGCGTCTCCAGTCGATGAAGCAGTCCCCTTCCCAGCGCTCCTTTGACAGCGCCATCCTGGACGGTAGCCTGCCTGATGACCACCTCTCAGTCGACAGCGACACCAGCGACAACTTTGTCATCCTCATGGACACCG AGTCGGGGGTGGAGTCGATGCGTCCCAACAGCTCCTCAGTGCTGGGAGCCAGCCAAGGCAGCCCCGCCCCTGGGACTGAGGGAGGCTCATCAGCTGACCTGAGCAGCTCCCTGTCCCAGAGCACCGAGGACATAGCCCAGAATGAG GCCTCTGTGTTGCTGCTGCTCCTCAGTGGGATATCCTGTGTGGTGGAAGTGAGGGGAGAGAACCAGGTGGTGGCGCTAGAGGCGCAGGATTTCACCCCCACACAGATGGGCAACATCCAAGTGTCTGACTTACTGGCTGGTCTCATACCAG cCCCAGGTGGGCCTCCTAAGAACCAAAAACAAGGCCAGggccagggacagggacagagggGCAGCCGGGGAGCTCCGGTGATGTGTATGCGGGCAGAGATGGGTCCATGTGCAGGCCGTCACTCTGCTCTTTCTGAGTCTGTGGGTTTCCTGGAGCTGTTGCTGCAGGGCTTCCACGCTGAGCTGCTGGCCTCCACCCTGGCCACCCTGGGACCCTTCCTGGAGGACGAGCTCAGCGCTGACGTCCAGCCCATGAGGATCAACCTGAACAACATCACCGTCACCCTGAag GACGACAACCCTAAGATCTTCTCCACTGCCCCCCAGCCCGTCCCGGCCACCTTCACCCTGGAACAGCTACTGCTGGAGCGCACGGACGAAGGCCTCTTCAGGGTCAAAG GTGGAGAAGGCAGGGGCTCTCCAGCTTGTGCAGAGAAGCCAGACAggtcctgctccctcctgcaACAGAGCACG agtTCTTGTTTGGAGTCCCAGCTCTCTGATACACAGAGTGCTCTCTCCCAAGCCCTCAGTGACAGAGAGCGCCTCCTTCTGGAGGTCAGAAAGTATGACCCTACATTTGACCTCTGA
- the bltp3a gene encoding bridge-like lipid transfer protein family member 3A isoform X1: MAGIIKKQILKHLSRFTKNLSPDKINLSTLKGEGQLSNLELDEEVLQNMLDLPTWLAVTRVYCNKAAIRIQWTKLKTSPICLFLDKVEVEMRTCEEPRPPNGPSPIAITAGQSEYGFAEKVVEGMSVIINSITIKVQARAFHASFELWQLQGNSLNPEWQRSDLRYTRVTDPKRGEVLTFKEINWQSLRIEADAIESEDQDLSSTPLRLITNQGRIRIALKRRVKDCNVLASKLLFILDDLLWVLTDSQLKAVIHYAKSLSEAMEKSAQQRKSMAAESLQTAPPSPGIHTLWTDPPAPPPPSGAPSNLGQYFDLYDVKESSYHTFISRLDLHICNDSSSMDSEELPPPGSQGAMQLTFRKLGFDYYPIHRPGDGCRHWERHCGAMEARAQWAGQLLQDFQRRVEASGIPGPHCQNSNPAKDSPARRAPNGQPTPKTSPPGREQPSRTPLKRLRSSCVVVRVDDLDIHQVSTGGRHSKKTQSLLSCNRKSLHLADNVPAIHLQFTEYYFSDSPGLPVPDSNLYAQLNGLQLCVDPASVLWVNLFTRGLLRTLEQVKAFYHLQDSSKAEEHMDIRMDAIQLKLIIPLESSILDHPERPQSLSIIVPQTVLSNTRHSPHGTRADLNGTYGCFATRPFFQASPPCPFPRDQSAFHPLPSTFLQQSLDGEPLAQSGWRPPRTQDVWSLSLSRLSLNFDGAKRGPKGRSQPFVEPFAISVWMCRPSAFKRGCLSSPAGQDSILSATSNPSSPHHAPPEQSQPPSNPGKHQDPRSDSQVEAPQPQASIHLLVHTITPVKVWLNHYQYVSLLRMKDTLARLGGELGRDTRDAKQARGQEPDPPTVCLALLMDSVELGLLLPPATTEPQEEARTPETDSPSPSLTDSDLSLTRQATEPGLGPLEDSGIENGTAPVPSCAPAELDQEVDGGVEEACEAVEEGVEDPDLVLSPPLSPGQLPVLSRDPSTFSLEGELSSALNATKDVTKDAFSASVDLTKGAFSITKDAFSILSRSSGMSKLFTPQREQRQEESPSLTASLRLQSMKQSPSQRSFDSAILDGSLPDDHLSVDSDTSDNFVILMDTESGVESMRPNSSSVLGASQGSPAPGTEGGSSADLSSSLSQSTEDIAQNEQASVLLLLLSGISCVVEVRGENQVVALEAQDFTPTQMGNIQVSDLLAGLIPAPGGPPKNQKQGQGQGQGQRGSRGAPVMCMRAEMGPCAGRHSALSESVGFLELLLQGFHAELLASTLATLGPFLEDELSADVQPMRINLNNITVTLKDDNPKIFSTAPQPVPATFTLEQLLLERTDEGLFRVKGGEGRGSPACAEKPDRSCSLLQQSTSSCLESQLSDTQSALSQALSDRERLLLEVRKYDPTFDL; this comes from the exons ATGGCTGGGATAATCAAAAAGCAAATACTGAAACATTTGTCAAG GTTCACTAAGAACCTGTCCCCTGACAAGATCAACCTGAGCACCCTGAAGGGGGAGGGCCAGCTGTCCAACCTGGAGCTGGATGAGGAGGTTCTTCAGAACATGCTGGACCTGCCTACCTGGCTGGCTGTCACCCGGGTCTACTGCAACAAAGCTGCAATCAGG ATACAATGGACAAAGTTAAAGACCAGCCCGATCTGCCTG TTCCTCGataaggtggaggtagagatgaGGACTTGTGAAGAGCCACGGCCACCAAATGGCCCCTCCCCCATAGCTATCACTGCAGGCCAGAG TGAGTATGGTTTTGCTgagaaggtggtggagggaaTGTCGGTCATCATCAACTCCATCACTATCAAGGTGCAGGCCCGTGCCTTCCATGCATCCTTCGAACTGTGGCAGCTACAGGGGAACAGCCTCAACCCCGAATGGCAGCGCAGTGACCTCCGCTACACCCGCGTCACTGACcccaagagaggagag GTGCTGACGTTCAAGGAGATCAACTGGCAGAGTCTGCGCATTGAGGCTGATGCTATCGAGAGTGAGGACCAGGACTTGAGCAGTACCCCGTTACGCCTCATTACCAACCAGGGGCGCATCCGCATCGCCCTCAAACGCAGG GTGAAAGACTGCAACGTGCTGGCGTCCAAACTGCTGTTCATCCTGGACGACCTGCTGTGGGTGCTGACAGACTCCCAGCTCAAGGCTGTCATCCACTACGCCAAGTCCCTgagcgaggccatggagaaatcTGCCCAGCAGAGGAAGAGTATGGCTGCTGAGTCCCTACAG actgcccccccctcccctggcatCCACACCCTGTGGACTgatccccccgccccgccccctcccagcGGTGCCCCCTCCAACCTGGGCCAGTACTTTGACCTGTACGATGTTAAAGAGTCCTCCTACCACACCTTCATATCCCGACTGGACCTGCACATATGCAACGACAGCTCCTCCATGGACTCAG AAGAGCTCCCGCCTCCTGGTTCCCAGGGTGCTATGCAGCTGACCTTCAGGAAGCTTGGCTTTGACTATTATCCAATTCACAGGCCTG GTGACGGCTGCCGCCACTGGGAGCGCCACTGTGGGGCTATGGAGGCTCGAGCGCAGTGGGCAGGCCAACTGCTGCAGGACTtccagaggagggtggaggcctcAGGCATCCCCGGGCCACACTGCCAGAACTCCAACCCAGCTAAGGACTCTCCAGCCAGGAGGGCCCCGA ACGGACAGCCCACTCCCAAGACAAGCCCCCCAGGCAGAGAGCAACCGTCCAGGACCCCGCTGAAGAGGCTGCGCTCCAGCTGTGTGGTGGTCAGAGTGGACGACCTGGACATTCACCAG GTGTCGACAGGGGGCCGCCACAGTAAGAAGACCCAGTCCTTACTGTCATGTAACCGCAAGTCTCTGCATCTGGCTGACAACGTCCCAGCCATCCACCTGCAGTTCACTGAGTACTACTTTTCTGACAGCCCTGGCTTACCTG tgccAGACTCAAACCTGTATGCACAGCTGAATGGCCTGCAGCTGTGTGTCGACCCAGCCAGTGTGTTGTGGGTCAACCTGTTCACCAGAGGTCTGCTGCGGACCCTGGAGCAAGTCAAGGCGTTCTACCACCTCCAGGACAGCAGCAAGGCTGAGGAGCATATGGACATTCGTATGGACGCGATCCAGCTAAAG ctgATCATTCCTCTGGAGTCTTCCATCCTAGACCACCCGGAGCGGCCCCAGTCTCTCAGCATCATCGTCCCTCAGACGGTCCTCAGTAACACTCGCCACTCCCCCCACGGCACGAGAGCCGACCTTAACGGCACTTACGGCTGCTTCGCCACACGCCCCTTCTTCCaggcctctcccccctgccccttccccaGAGACCAGAGTGCCTTCCACCCACTGCCCTCCACTTTCCTCCAGCAATCCCTGGATGGGGAGCCCCTGGCCCAGTCTGGGTGGAGGCCCCCCCGGACCCAGGATGTCTGGTCCCTCAGCCTGTCCCGGCTCTCCTTAAACTTTGATGGGGCGAAGAGAGGCCCCAAGGGGAGATCCCAGCCCTTTGTAGAGCCTTTCGCCatatctgtgtggatgtgtcgcCCGTCAGCCTTCAAGCGTGGCTGTCTGTCCTCGCCAGCTGGACAGGACTCTATCCTGTCCGCCACCAGTAACCCCAGCAGTCCCCACCACGCACCTCCAGAGCAGAGCCAGCCACCCTCCAACCCGGGCAAGCACCAGGACCCCAGGTCTGACAGTCAGGTGGAGGCCCCACAACCACAGGcctccatccacctcctggTCCACACAATCACTCCAGTCAAGGTGTGGCTCAACCACTACCAGTACGTGTCTCTTCTGAGGATGAAGGACACTCTGGCCCGACTGGGAGGCGAGCTGGGCCGGGACACACGGGACGCCAAGCAGGCTCGGGGCCAGGAGCCAGACCCCCCTACGGTGTGTTTGGCTCTGCTCATGGACTCAGTGGAGCTGGGGTTGCTGCTCCCGCCAGCCACCACGGAGCCTCAGGAGGAGGCCCGCaccccagagacagacagccccagccccagcctgacgGACTCCGACCTGTCCCTCACCCGTCAGGCCACGGAGCCAGGCCTGGGGCCCCTGGAGGACAGCGGCATAGAGAATGGCACGGCTCCGGTTCCCTCCTGTGCTCCTGCTgaactggaccaggaggtggatggaggggtggaggaagctTGCGAGGCTGtagaggaaggggtggaggaccCGGACCtggttctctcccctcctctctctcctggacaGCTGCCAGTGCTCTCCAGAGATCCCTCCACCTTCAGCCTGGAGGGGGAGCTCTCCAGCGCCCTAAATGCCACCAAGGATGTCACCAAAGACGCCTTCAGTGCCTCAGTGGACCTGACCAAAGGGGCTTTCTCGATCACGAAAGACGCCTTCAGCATCCTGAGTCGAAGCTCCGGGATGAGCAAGCTGTTCACTCCCCAGAG ggagCAGCGACAGGAGGAGTCCCCCTCCCTGACAGCCAGCCTGCGTCTCCAGTCGATGAAGCAGTCCCCTTCCCAGCGCTCCTTTGACAGCGCCATCCTGGACGGTAGCCTGCCTGATGACCACCTCTCAGTCGACAGCGACACCAGCGACAACTTTGTCATCCTCATGGACACCG AGTCGGGGGTGGAGTCGATGCGTCCCAACAGCTCCTCAGTGCTGGGAGCCAGCCAAGGCAGCCCCGCCCCTGGGACTGAGGGAGGCTCATCAGCTGACCTGAGCAGCTCCCTGTCCCAGAGCACCGAGGACATAGCCCAGAATGAG CAGGCCTCTGTGTTGCTGCTGCTCCTCAGTGGGATATCCTGTGTGGTGGAAGTGAGGGGAGAGAACCAGGTGGTGGCGCTAGAGGCGCAGGATTTCACCCCCACACAGATGGGCAACATCCAAGTGTCTGACTTACTGGCTGGTCTCATACCAG cCCCAGGTGGGCCTCCTAAGAACCAAAAACAAGGCCAGggccagggacagggacagagggGCAGCCGGGGAGCTCCGGTGATGTGTATGCGGGCAGAGATGGGTCCATGTGCAGGCCGTCACTCTGCTCTTTCTGAGTCTGTGGGTTTCCTGGAGCTGTTGCTGCAGGGCTTCCACGCTGAGCTGCTGGCCTCCACCCTGGCCACCCTGGGACCCTTCCTGGAGGACGAGCTCAGCGCTGACGTCCAGCCCATGAGGATCAACCTGAACAACATCACCGTCACCCTGAag GACGACAACCCTAAGATCTTCTCCACTGCCCCCCAGCCCGTCCCGGCCACCTTCACCCTGGAACAGCTACTGCTGGAGCGCACGGACGAAGGCCTCTTCAGGGTCAAAG GTGGAGAAGGCAGGGGCTCTCCAGCTTGTGCAGAGAAGCCAGACAggtcctgctccctcctgcaACAGAGCACG agtTCTTGTTTGGAGTCCCAGCTCTCTGATACACAGAGTGCTCTCTCCCAAGCCCTCAGTGACAGAGAGCGCCTCCTTCTGGAGGTCAGAAAGTATGACCCTACATTTGACCTCTGA